The window CACTTACAAGAAACTGGCGCGTCCCGCGTTTTACCTACCCGACAAGCACAACCGGCTCCGGCCTGGAGAATGTCGActtcgtgcatgcgcacatgACCGCCGGCGGTTCCCGTTGGCCTCTCGTTCGACTTTTAGATTCAGTGACTGTCTGTTTTCCTGGCATTCCAAATCATTAATAACTTTTCAAGCATTGAATGAGGGGAGTGACTGAACCACGGAGAGTGAAGCGTTTTGACGACTGAGAGTTCTGGACTGCGATGTTCTCTCCTCAGAGCGCGAATTCGAGGTTTTTCACTttgcgagaacgcgaggctctctcgctctACAGTTGTGTTTTGCGGTCATTAATTACTGTTTCATCAAGTCTCACGAATCAGCTGTtccgtttcgcttttccagGGCGTTTCACTTGACAAACACAGCGGTCGTTCTCTGtgtacacacgcatgcagtcgtTGACACGAACAGTCGATGGAAAACCTGAATCCTGTGTGACCAGGGCGAAGTCTCAGGAGCGAATTTACTCTattgtctcctctttgcaTCTGTTAGATTTTCTCGGCATTAGCCGAGTTTCGTGTTTGATTTTCCCGTCTGCACAGCGCTTGCACAAGCACGATCCCTTGTTCAGATTCTGTTCAGCCTCGCTTCTATGGAGAGCCGTGGAGAAAAACAGCCAGAGATTCTTGCTACCGCATTCCAGGAACGGTGTCTGGGATCGTTTGGCATGAGTTGAGGAAGAGCAGACGCTGCGCTGGTTTGGACTGGAGCTGTTTGAGCGGAAATGCAGGCTTCGTCGACTGCTTCGTTTCTCACTTCCTACATGTGACAAAatgttttccctttccaaTTTCTGTCTGGGGTTGTGGAGGCAGTCGATTGTGCGGTGTGCGGATAACACCGGTGTGATCAAGGCGTGCATTATTGGCATCAGGAACAAGTATGGAACTGGGAAAATCGGTGCGCGCATCCGCGTATCGGTGCGTGACAAAACCCCCGAATGTACCGCCCCAAAGATGCCGAAAGGTGTGATTgtgagaaggagaaaggaaacccgTCGGAAAGATGGCAGCTACATCAAGTTCGACGAGAATGCTTTCGTCATCATCCAAAAAAACAAAGCCAGAGGGACGAAAATAAAGGGACCTGTGCCGATGGAAATTCGGCACAATTGCAAAACACTCGCCAGATGGATTTTCTAAACTGACTGGGTGGCCTAtcagggagagggaagaccaCAAAAACTGAACGAAGAATAAAAACGCAGGAAAACACAGACCGGAGGACATACATTGAAGTCACATAATCATACACCACTATAtgagcatatatatatatatatatatatatatatatatatatatataggatCGGGCGGGGTAGCAGTCGGCGAAGGGAAACACTGGAAACAGGTCGCGTTTGAGAAAGGGTGTTTTCCGTCGACCGAATTTGTGTGGTAATCCGTCGAGTGTATTGTCTGTTTTATTCGAAAAGGGGATGCGCGACACGGTTAGCTCGTCGAGTGTattctgtttctcctttccatAAGTcttgcggcgtctccgtggGGGTTCCCGAAAACTGAATGAGCGCAGTCGTCCTGTAAAGTCCGTGCATTACCACAAGCTCTGATGGAGGTCTGAGATACAAACTAACGCGCCTGCCACAGCCAGGCAATTCAATCGCCGTTGGCTGAGGCGGTGGGTAAGAAACCTGCCGTGGACCTACACCCTGCATAAACCGTAAAGCAACTCGCGGAGTGCAGTGAACTTTGGGCCTAAATGCGCACATTGAAGCAGGCAAACTTTTTTTCTGGCGAAGGTGACGAAGCATTGCTTCTGCAACTGTCACCACGCCCCATGGCGTTATCCTCGGCTGCAGCCTTCGTGGATTAAGCCACGCTAGCAGTCTGATGGTTTCAAACGCTGGTGATCAACGTGAAAAAAGTCGATTGTCGTGACATGTGAGGCATGGAAACGGTATGCCTAGGTCCGTTAGAATCCCGTGGCTCCAATGTACATGAAATTGTTTCTGAAATGAAATGTTTGTTGCTCCGGTCCGGTGGAAAGAGTTCTCCCAAAGAACAACTGTGGCAATTCTGTTTCGGCTGGGGTGATAGAAGAAACTACTCTCTTGCCGGTTAACATGGATGCTGTCACGTTTGCTCATTTCCGTTTAGGGAACTTTTCGCTAGAAAATAACGGTTCATGGTGGAAGGTCGCAGATTTGCATGCACCGCCGTACAAACGACAAACCGGAAACGAAAGATGGCCGTGGGCCATGCAGAGCGGTTTCGTCTGATCGGAAAGCCGTTTAGATCTGATTACGCCGtccagagagacactcgaaaGGCATATAACACCTCATGCGCGCCGGTCACTATGGAGCAAACGACTTTAGTGGATatttctccgtctcgccgaAAGACATACATAAACAACTGTTCCCCACATGTGCCAAATCGTCCAGCGTAACCTAGGTTTGGGCGTAAACAAttacaaatatatatatatatatatatatatagtttaGCGACCAAAGTCTCACTGATATGGGTCTATATATCTTTCTCGACCTGTGAACGAGAGTTACTGAAGTGAGTAGGGAACAACAGAAAAAAATTCTTCACTGGAACGGAGGCCTGTTACAGCTCCTTTCAGAGTCGAATTGCTCACTGCTACCGGGACTTTCTACGAGAACCTTCGCACCATTTGACTGACGCTGGAGTGTTCTAAACTGCGGATGTTCAGAGAAAGGGTTTGGAACGACGCTTgggaggcgccgcagagaaaaggtCCACCGACGCTAGAGAAGACGAATTGATGTTGCTGTTGCGGCAAGCACAACGAACCCTGATCGAGAATTCAGCAGCACTCATGGAATCGCAAGTGATGAAGGAAAAACGCTGCTGCAGTCTCTGTGCatctcttttgtcttctgaGCCACACAGCGGTCGGCGAAGGGACCGATGTCAGCCCTCACTATTcagtgcctctctctctaaTACCCTGGTTGTGAACCTCAGTGATTACATTCCTCTTGCCACGCTGTGGACTAGCCTCATTCATTCCCTTTCGGAACActgcttccctcttttcgtctAGTAGTGTACTAGACTGGCGTTGCTAAGAAAACTGTTTGCGCTACGACAACTAGATCGGTACCGGTGACTTTCCCAAACCAGTTGACAGAGCGCCTTATTCCCCTCCCCCCAATTCACACGCCAGGCACGAAGATGCTACATTGCCACGCGGTGGTGCTGGGGCAAGACGTTGTTGGAAGAAGTTTGTTCTGTGTTTTCGTTGGTTGAGAGACACATCACTAGGCGTGTTTGATGTTTTCGTAGCAGATTCACGCAAGGGctcgttcctttttcccAACCAGGAATCGAGTAGAATTTTCGGTAGGGTGCGttcaacagagagaaaacctgTGGCTTTCCGCAGTAGGCCGTTCAACCTGCTTTTGTGCAGAGTGACAATGATCAGTAGCGTCTCGCCCAAGAAGGGCACTTCGATCCGACGATGACTTTCGCCGCCTGCTCCAGTGAGGAGTCAGCAGTAGGCAGAAAGAAtagaagaaaggaaggagcaAGAAAGAGCCGAAGAACCGGCGAAGATAAGCAAGGACCGAATACGAtagagacacacgcacaagCGGAAACGTTTAATAACGCTAGGTGGTCTTCGGGTTCGTTGGCGTTATGCTCTTTCAAAAATTCGTCAGCAAATGGAGCTTGCGCAAAGCCTTCTGGATAACTTCCCTTTTGACCTGTCTAACATCAGTTTTTGACGTTATCATGATATATCGCTGGAATATCGACTACCTGGGGATCCCGGACAAAGTTTGGTACTTCTGCAGTGCTGCAATAATTGAAGAGGTGATTAGTATGTGAGCGTTCATGCCTTCATGTGTCCTGATTTCCCGCTTGTGTCCACGCCAGGTTGAAAGTACCATGTACGCCGTCGTCGCTGGCGTCAACAACTTTGGAAGTTCTCTGGCCAAGTATATGGGCAACTTCCTTTCTGTGTACCTGTTAGGCATAAAAACAATGAACGATGAGAGGGGCAGTTGCAATTTCGATAACCTTGACCTTGCTGTCATCATAGGATCTGGGTTATGCCCCTTGCTGCCTCTTGCACTgactttcttcctcgtccccaATGTCGGGGTGGATGTCCATTTCGGTGACGCTAGCTTCGAGGAAACAAACGAACCTTCAGATTATCCAATACAGCTGACAGCAACCCTGGTCCCTTTAGATATAGATGGTATTCAGATGGCTCTGTTTCCACAGTAGTTATCATCTTAACTATGCTCCGCtaacacaatagaacttggatcctGTAGACTTTTGAGACATgcaagatctaaaccagtagtgAAACTCGACGTATGTCCCCACGAAAAACAGGTAGTTCGTAGAAACCTAAACGACGTTCTTCCCCAGCAACCTCAACGCAGTCACATAAAAACTGCGGCCTCCACAGAAACTGACCACGTGGACAACCAACCATGAATCTCCGGCGCGCGTCCGGCGCTCGTCCTTCGGCGTGGCTCCAAAAGCACAAAACAGATGTGTCTTCGAACTGCACGTTCTCCATCGTGTGCCTGTACGAGTATGTGCGTGTCGGCGTACACTGTTTTTGACAGGATATCGGCAGCGGTCCCACTGACGCATTTGTACCATCCGGTTGAACAATGTATTTTCTGTACGATGCatcccgttttttcttctcaaaATGCTGGTCCGACAGCTCCCATCTTTTCAGAAGAGTATACTGAGCGGCACTGCTTCGCCTCAGCACTGGCTTCGGTATGCGTGCCTGTCACGTAGTCGAGCGCGGTTCGTTCGCTGTCTTTTGCGCATGCAACTCAATCTGTGCACACTTTCGCAAAACGGACAGCCCCAAGGCAGCACATCTGTCGGGCAGGAGAGCTTCCTCGGGCGGTGTCGCTCACGGATTGTTCACTTCCATCGATTTCTGTCGTCAATTCTGTGACTTCCAGTCTTCGTTTGCGGCACAAGAACAGCCAGCATCCGGAAGGATTTCACAGGCGAGTCGTCTGACCCCACCGAGCAGAAATCCGGCCACCTGCAGATCGTGTGATTGTTTCTTTCTGTGAGTCTTTCGACGGTACTGGAGTTGACTTTTTTGTCTCGGTTCTACTGGTATGTaggcctctcctcttcgttctgTTTCCACGCGTGTCTTCTTGGCCGGGTCAAAATGGCCCGAGCGAAGACCCAGCTCTCACGTGGAGGTGGGTCTGCTTTCTTgagtgtttctctttcgtaGTTCttcgagaagagaaaaccctctcgtttttgcgCACATCCTTCtactttccttctctccaccatGTGGCGAtcccttctgcgcctctcgcaaAGCTACCCGAAAGGGTCTTTTCACGAAGGCCACATCAACCCTTTCGCCGACGTCCAATGGTAGGACCTGCCTCCCACGATCATATTGGTGGGACCTCCGCCGTGCAGTGTATCTACATTGCACTCTCGCAAGGCCGCAGCAAAAGGTGCCGATCTGCTGGGAggtctctcccttcttgctTTGCATTCTTGCCCAAATGCGGGAAAAGATTTGCAGTGAGATAGCAAAGCGAAGATCGACGAATCCAGAAATCTTCAGTCTCTGCAGCAAAACGCAGGAATGGATCTGCACATCACCTTCGTTCCCAGTTCCGCAACACGGACCGTGAATGCTACGACGAAACATTTTCTATTTCTCTGTGCTTCGGGagcgcagctgcgtcgccgtcatCCCCCCTGCCTTTGCGaagccatatatatatatatatatatatatacatatatatcgTATATTAAGAGCCTTGTTCCTTCGAAATGGCATTCGACCAGCTGGAAGCGACAAGATCCTAAAACCCTCACGTCCTTATCTGTACCAGGGAGTTGTAATTATGTCGTAATCCTTTTTTCCCATCCGTTCGCTGTCAAGGGCCTTTGGAAGACCCTCGTCTTTGCACACCTCTCGCTGTTCCGTAATCTGTGGCCGTCGGTACTCTCACCATCTgatgcctgtctcctctgtgtctcgagaAACAAGACCGCAGGCAGTGCTGGTATTGATTGTTTGGTCCGTGTGTATCGAGAGAAAGTGGAAGGAAATATATAtttgcgctgtctctccatttGCAGGATAAGCCGGCCGTTCATGAAACGTAATATGCCAAGAGACCACCACCCCCTTGCTAAACAGCACACCAGTTTGAAGGCTGTGACGATGCTGGATGAAGAGAGTGGCAACCACTGGCATGTCCTGGACGGCAAAGGAAGGGTGAGAACTTTTAAACTCGCGCTCTCAAGTGCATCAGAATCGGCCGTTGCCGCTCCACGGTTGTTGACCCGTTCGTGAAGTAATCCCCGGGGCATCTGTTGGATAGCTTTTGGCgttccggtgtctcttgcACGTCCATTTGCTCTCTGTTCCGTATCAATAACTCGCGAGTAGCCGCTAATCTGCTTGGCGCTTTTGAACGGGTGTGCGATCCCACCGTTGCCCGTATGAAACCCTGGGATAGCtgcgttcttccctctcctgttggctcggtttctctctccttttttcctttccattTTTGGGTTCGGGATGCGCCCGTTGTCAGGACGTGGACATGTGCCGTTCTTTTTCGGATGGCATGTGCGTGGATTTCCGTAGTTTTTCCTGTCCCTTTTCCTGCGTCTTGTGCAGAGCGTTGGAGGCTTAGCGGCGCAAgtcgttcgtcttctccaagGGAAACACCGCGTCGACTTTACGCCGCGAACTgcggcgggagacagcgTCATCGTGGTGAACGCCATTCATCTCAAGATGGCGGGTCACACATGGGATACCAAGGTGTACAAATTCGATCGTAAAAGtagggaagaaaaggcgaaagcggcGTCATCTCTTCGCTACGCGCATAGGAGCACAGGTCAACAGTTGCACGGGTTCCTTCGAGGCCACCTCTACTCGCCACATCCACTGAGGTTCATTTTCGTTGGCAATATCCTATTGTCTGTCGTGATTAGTGCCTCCAGGTACTTTCCAAAGTCTCCTTTGAGTCAtcgtttgcctctttcctctcgtcctcaCACTTAGacgcatatgcacatatgcacCAATttatatttacatatatatatatatatatatatatctgagCATACGCGCGCGGTCTGTGGCATATACGCTTTTTGGGGCATGGGAGAATCTGCTGTCGTCGTAGCGTGATAGGCTGCGCATGCTGGAGAggacaggaaggaagcgagactcGCAGGAGGCATCCTAGGCGGCGATGGTGGAGAGGCAAATGCAACTTGGCAaccccgtctctctttgtttttgtctccttgcAGCTCACCCCGGGGGGCCGAAGATCATCACGGCCAAGACGATCATGGCCCGGAACCCTGCTATGATTGTacgtctcttctgttcctgcCAGTGTGAATCACAAAAAAagcttctctgtcgccctAGCTTCACAGAAACATCCCAAGAATGAACCTTGTCTacagctgcggcggcgggTTTCAGGCAGAAGCGCTGAAACCGCGGCCGCAAAGGCGATACACCCCACCACAACTCCCACGTCTGTGCGTTTCGCAACATACGCCGAGTCCTCAAGTGAAGTAACCTTGGTCAAAGCATCCCCAGTGTGGTCTGTGTTGTGAGACACTCAGCCTCGTGtacaggagaggagagactgTTTCTTTATCACTATAACATCGTCGTGCCGGTCGCTGGGTGCCCagcggagacaaaaggaaTGCAGCGGCAACCAGGGTGCGAGACTCCGGAGAATCCGGCCCTCTGTGGGGCAAGTGGAAAAGAGACCGCAGTCTGTTGATAACGAAATCATGGGAATTCGGTGGGCACAAGATCGCGAAATGCTGTTTCTGGTCTTCCATCTTGTCCGGTGTATATGCAGCTCAACTTGGCTGTGAAACGCATGCTGCCACCTAATCGACTCCGGCCTGTCATGTACAGGTGAGTGTTGACGTTTGTTTCTGGTGCTCCTCAGCGATACTCCTttgtgttcttctctcctgtcagAGTGCACCCCGCGCCATTTTCTCTCAAAAGTtgctctctgttttccgttgACCCCGCACGCGTCGCTCCTCCCACATTTTTCTCAGCGGCTTTGCTAATAAcggcttctccgtttccttacctctgttcgtcctcgctgctccTGGGTCGGGTCTCTGTgcggcgttcttcgccgGGGATGCCAGCCTCTCCTGCCCAGCTATTCGCGTCGTCCCTCcgtcttgtctccgtttctgccttttcccggcttgcgcgctctctcctgcagCTGCGCGCTGACCGGCGGTGGTCTGTTCCAAAAATATCCTCCTGtggcctctttctcgcgccctgacacctgccttctctgtcgcttttgcTGCGTCCTGGTGTCTTTGTCTCAGAAAGTTGTTCGTCTATGCAGGCGCCTTGCATCCTCACTGGCAAGTCCCCCAGGTCATCGTCCCTGCCAAGCCCCCAGCGGAGGTTTccttcttgcctttttccgtcGAACGCGCGGATCCTGTTCAAGCGGCTGCGCGTATTGCAGCCCTAGGGGAAAGTATGAAGACGGCAGCAGACTAGGGCTAGTTCTGCCTgaggaaaaaaaaacgcagagacatGCGACATAGATCTGGCTTTCTCGCCGTAGAGCACCAGGCGACAATGGACACCTACGCAGAaggttttccctttcctaCAAAATCACGGAGAATCATGGAACTGTGCTGTCCCTCTAGATGAATAACCGAGCTTAGTtcgacttcttccttcctcacgtttttttctctcgttgcAAGGACaacggaagggaagagggagcGGCCGGGTTGGAGGAGTCCATGATTCGGCAAGCTTCTTTTCCCCAGCGGCAGGCCTTAACCGCACTCATTTGTCCCTGTACGTT is drawn from Neospora caninum Liverpool complete genome, chromosome X and contains these coding sequences:
- a CDS encoding putative 50S ribosomal protein L13, which translates into the protein MWRSLLRLSQSYPKGSFHEGHINPFADVQWISRPFMKRNMPRDHHPLAKQHTSLKAVTMLDEESGNHWHVLDGKGRSVGGLAAQVVRLLQGKHRVDFTPRTAAGDSVIVVNAIHLKMAGHTWDTKVYKFDRKTHPGGPKIITAKTIMARNPAMILNLAVKRMLPPNRLRPVMYRKLFVYAGALHPHWQVPQVIVPAKPPAEVSFLPFSVERADPVQAAARIAALGESMKTAAD
- a CDS encoding putative ribosomal protein L14p/L2 domain containing protein — protein: MFSLSNFCLGLWRQSIVRCADNTGVIKACIIGIRNKYGTGKIGARIRVSVRDKTPECTAPKMPKGVIVRRRKETRRKDGSYIKFDENAFVIIQKNKARGTKIKGPVPMEIRHNCKTLARWIF